A part of Numenius arquata chromosome 2, bNumArq3.hap1.1, whole genome shotgun sequence genomic DNA contains:
- the NKX2-4 gene encoding homeobox protein Nkx-2.4 isoform X2 has translation MSLSPKHTTPFSVTDILSPMEESYKKFGGMDGAGGLGAPLGPYRQPPVPAAAAAAAVPQHVVAGPAGAAAYHMPHGVSQFPHGAVGGYCNGGLGNMGELPAYPEGMRSGAAAGGGWYGAGGDPRYSSISRFMGPSAGMNVAGMGGLSGIAEGAKAIVPLHAAPRRKRRVLFSQAQVYELERRFKQQKYLSAPEREHLASLIHLTPTQVKIWFQNHRYKMKRQAKDKAAAQQLHPDGGGLCQQHSPRRVAVPVLVKDGKPCPPPGSGTPAPGQPAPPPPAAPSGAADLEELSPSPPALHGQVPPLAPMDSAGVDYNGGMVSPNLLYGRTW, from the exons ATGTCGCTGAGCCCCAAGCACACGACGCCCTTCTCGGTTACCGACATCCTCAGCCCGATGGAGGAGAGCTACAAGAAGTTCGGCGGCATGGACGGGGCGGGCGGGCTGGGCGCGCCCCTCGGGCCCTACCGCCAGCCGCcggtgcccgccgccgccgccgccgccgccgtcccccaGCACGTCGTGGCAGgccccgccggggcggccgccTACCACATGCCCCACGGCGTCTCCCAGTTCCCGCACGGCGCCGTCGGGGGCTATTGCAACGGCGGGCTGGGCAACATGGGCGAGCTGCCCGCCTACCCCGAGGGGAtgcggagcggcgcggcggcgggaggcggctggTACGGGGCCGGCGGCGACCCCCGCTACTCCAGCA TCTCCAGGTTCATGGGCCCATCGGCGGGGATGAACGTGGCCGGGATGGGCGGCCTGAGCGGCATCGCCGAGGGCGCCAAGGCCATCGTGCCGCTCCACGCGGCCccgcggaggaagaggagggtgctcTTCTCCCAGGCGCAGGTCTACGAGCTGGAGCGGCGCTTCAAGCAGCAGAAGTACCTGTCGGCGCCGGAGCGGGAGCACCTGGCCAGCCTGATCCACCTCACTCCCACCCAGGTGaagatctggttccagaaccATCGCTACAAGATGAAGCGCCAGGCCAAGGACAAGGCGGCCGCCCAGCAGCTGCACCCCGACGGCGGCggcctctgccagcagcactcGCCGCGCCGCGTCGCCGTGCCCGTACTGGTGAAGGACGGCaagccctgcccgccgccgggcaGCGGCACCCCGGCCCCCGggcagcccgccccgccgccccccgccgccccctccggg GCGGCCGACCTGGAGGAGCTCTCGCCCAGCCCGCCGGCGCTGCACGGCCAGGTGCCCCCCCTGGCCCCCATGGACTCGGCCGGCGTCGACTACAACGGCGGTATGGTCAGCCCCAACCTGCTGTACGGCAGGACGTGGtaa
- the NKX2-4 gene encoding homeobox protein Nkx-2.4 isoform X1 yields MSLSPKHTTPFSVTDILSPMEESYKKFGGMDGAGGLGAPLGPYRQPPVPAAAAAAAVPQHVVAGPAGAAAYHMPHGVSQFPHGAVGGYCNGGLGNMGELPAYPEGMRSGAAAGGGWYGAGGDPRYSSISRFMGPSAGMNVAGMGGLSGIAEGAKAIVPLHAAPRRKRRVLFSQAQVYELERRFKQQKYLSAPEREHLASLIHLTPTQVKIWFQNHRYKMKRQAKDKAAAQQLHPDGGGLCQQHSPRRVAVPVLVKDGKPCPPPGSGTPAPGQPAPPPPAAPSGALPAAAAAAPAAHPHPGSLGQAADLEELSPSPPALHGQVPPLAPMDSAGVDYNGGMVSPNLLYGRTW; encoded by the exons ATGTCGCTGAGCCCCAAGCACACGACGCCCTTCTCGGTTACCGACATCCTCAGCCCGATGGAGGAGAGCTACAAGAAGTTCGGCGGCATGGACGGGGCGGGCGGGCTGGGCGCGCCCCTCGGGCCCTACCGCCAGCCGCcggtgcccgccgccgccgccgccgccgccgtcccccaGCACGTCGTGGCAGgccccgccggggcggccgccTACCACATGCCCCACGGCGTCTCCCAGTTCCCGCACGGCGCCGTCGGGGGCTATTGCAACGGCGGGCTGGGCAACATGGGCGAGCTGCCCGCCTACCCCGAGGGGAtgcggagcggcgcggcggcgggaggcggctggTACGGGGCCGGCGGCGACCCCCGCTACTCCAGCA TCTCCAGGTTCATGGGCCCATCGGCGGGGATGAACGTGGCCGGGATGGGCGGCCTGAGCGGCATCGCCGAGGGCGCCAAGGCCATCGTGCCGCTCCACGCGGCCccgcggaggaagaggagggtgctcTTCTCCCAGGCGCAGGTCTACGAGCTGGAGCGGCGCTTCAAGCAGCAGAAGTACCTGTCGGCGCCGGAGCGGGAGCACCTGGCCAGCCTGATCCACCTCACTCCCACCCAGGTGaagatctggttccagaaccATCGCTACAAGATGAAGCGCCAGGCCAAGGACAAGGCGGCCGCCCAGCAGCTGCACCCCGACGGCGGCggcctctgccagcagcactcGCCGCGCCGCGTCGCCGTGCCCGTACTGGTGAAGGACGGCaagccctgcccgccgccgggcaGCGGCACCCCGGCCCCCGggcagcccgccccgccgccccccgccgccccctccggggcgctgcccgccgccgccgccgccgcccccgccgcccaccCGCACCCCGGCTCGCTGGGGCAGGCGGCCGACCTGGAGGAGCTCTCGCCCAGCCCGCCGGCGCTGCACGGCCAGGTGCCCCCCCTGGCCCCCATGGACTCGGCCGGCGTCGACTACAACGGCGGTATGGTCAGCCCCAACCTGCTGTACGGCAGGACGTGGtaa